TTTTTCACCAGCCGCACCCAGGGGTAGCGGCCCTCGATGAGCCCAACGGTGCCGTCCGTCGAGCCGTTGTCCACCACGATGGTCTCGCCGGGCCGGGTGCCGCGGTGCGCGGCGATGGAGTCCAAGAGGGGGCCGATGAGGGCATGCGAATTCCAGGTCAGGATGCCGATGGTATAATCCATGGGATGAAGGCTCCGGAGAAGGGGAGGGCTGGAGGACGCGCAGCCTATCGTCCATGGGACGAAGGCTCCGAAAACGGGGATGGCTGCAGGTCATGCGTCCCATAGGACCTGTCGTCCGTGGGCTCCGCCAAGGGGAATACAGGGCTGCGCCGCGCGCATTATAGCCCATGCGCGGCGCGTACCGAAGGGCATTTGAGGACCGCCAGGCATGTTCGACTACTGCATCGTGGGCGCGGGGCTGGCCGGCTGTGTTCTCGCCGAGCGGCTGGCCTCCCAGGCCGGCCGGCGGGTGCTGGTCGTGGAGCGGCGCGACCACATCGGCGGCAACTGCTTCGACTACTACGACGAGGCTGGCATCCTGGTCCACAAGTACGGGCCACACTACTTCCGCACCAACCGCCGGCACGTCTTCGCCTATCTGTCCCAGTTCACCGACTGGCACTACGTCTACTACCGGATCCGGGTGATGGTGGACGGCCGCCTGGTGCCGCTGCCCATCAACCTCGATACCGTGAATGAGCTGTACGGCTCCTCCTGGGACAGCGAGGCGTGCCAGGCCTTCTTCGCCCGCACCCGGGCAACGATCCCGCAGCCGGCCAACTCCGAGGAGGTGATCCTGGCCAAGGTCGGCCGGGACCTCTACGAGAAGATCTACGAGGCCTATACCGTCAAGCAGTGGGGGCTGTCGCCCCGGGAGCTGGACCCGTCGGTGTGCGCCCGCATCCCGGTGCGCTTCAACCGGGACGACCGCTACTTCACCGACCGCTACCAGGCCATGCCGAAAGACGGCTACCACCGCCTGTTCGCCCGCCTGCTCGCCCACCCGAAGATCCACCTTCTCCTCAAGACCGACTGGCACGAGATCCGGCAGGCGATTCCCTTCGGCAAGCTCATCTACACCGGCCCCATCGACGCCTTCTTCGACCACTGCTACGGCCGGCTGCCATACCGGTCCTTGCGCTTCGAGCACGAAACCCTGGATCAGGAGGTCTTTCAGCCGGTCTCCCAGGTGAACTATCCGGTAGACTATGACTTCACCCGTATCGTCGAGATCAAGCACGTCACCGGCCAGCGCCACCCCAAGACCACCATTGTCCGGGAGTACCCGGAGGCCGACGGCGAGCCGTACTATCCCGTCCCCCGGCCGGAGAGCCAGGCGCTGCTGGAGCAGTATCTGGCCGCGGCCCGGCCGACCGGGGTCCATTTCATCGGCCGCCTGGCCCAGTACCGCTACCTGAACATGGACGAGGTGGTGGACGAGGCCCTGGCTTTGTTCGAGCGGCTCGCCGCCGCGGAGGTGGAATAGG
The DNA window shown above is from Thermodesulfobacteriota bacterium and carries:
- the glf gene encoding UDP-galactopyranose mutase — protein: MFDYCIVGAGLAGCVLAERLASQAGRRVLVVERRDHIGGNCFDYYDEAGILVHKYGPHYFRTNRRHVFAYLSQFTDWHYVYYRIRVMVDGRLVPLPINLDTVNELYGSSWDSEACQAFFARTRATIPQPANSEEVILAKVGRDLYEKIYEAYTVKQWGLSPRELDPSVCARIPVRFNRDDRYFTDRYQAMPKDGYHRLFARLLAHPKIHLLLKTDWHEIRQAIPFGKLIYTGPIDAFFDHCYGRLPYRSLRFEHETLDQEVFQPVSQVNYPVDYDFTRIVEIKHVTGQRHPKTTIVREYPEADGEPYYPVPRPESQALLEQYLAAARPTGVHFIGRLAQYRYLNMDEVVDEALALFERLAAAEVE